A genome region from Streptomyces sp. S4.7 includes the following:
- a CDS encoding DUF5326 family protein: MAVREMVAGMPWWVKWIALPVVVLVVFGGLIASVVGFVIGLLFKLLILVALVGGLVYAVRKFTASSSRGDW, encoded by the coding sequence ATGGCGGTGCGGGAGATGGTCGCGGGAATGCCCTGGTGGGTGAAGTGGATCGCGTTGCCCGTGGTCGTGCTCGTCGTGTTCGGCGGGCTGATCGCGAGCGTGGTCGGTTTTGTGATCGGACTGCTCTTCAAGCTGCTGATCCTGGTGGCCCTGGTCGGTGGGCTCGTCTACGCGGTGCGGAAGTTCACGGCGTCGTCCTCGCGAGGTGACTGGTAG
- a CDS encoding cupin domain-containing protein: MKAFRLDELEAERAANDGAYLQFVRERNMSVGLYALDAGTIDPQQPHRQDEVYFVVSGRASITVGMETTQVGRGSVVYVPAGQPHKFHHITEDLRVMVVFSPPEG, encoded by the coding sequence ATGAAGGCATTCCGACTGGACGAGCTGGAGGCGGAACGTGCCGCCAACGACGGGGCGTATCTGCAGTTTGTACGGGAACGGAATATGTCCGTCGGCCTGTACGCGCTGGACGCCGGGACCATCGACCCGCAGCAGCCGCACCGACAGGACGAGGTCTACTTCGTCGTGAGCGGGCGCGCATCGATCACCGTGGGTATGGAGACGACGCAGGTCGGTCGCGGCAGCGTCGTCTACGTACCGGCCGGTCAGCCGCACAAGTTCCACCACATCACCGAGGACCTGCGGGTGATGGTCGTCTTCTCCCCTCCGGAGGGCTGA
- a CDS encoding phage holin family protein: MKNFVVKTIANAGALAVAIWLINDITLTGDSTGKKALALVVVALIFGVVNFVVKPIVQLLTLPLFIVTLGLFTLVVNALMLLLTSWFADKLDLSFHVEGFWTAVLGGLIISIVSWALNVALPDDKD; the protein is encoded by the coding sequence ATGAAGAATTTCGTAGTCAAGACGATCGCCAACGCCGGAGCGCTGGCCGTCGCGATCTGGCTGATCAATGACATCACCCTGACCGGCGACAGCACCGGCAAGAAGGCGCTGGCACTGGTGGTCGTGGCGCTGATCTTCGGAGTGGTGAACTTCGTCGTCAAGCCCATAGTCCAGCTGCTGACACTGCCGCTGTTCATCGTCACCCTGGGGCTGTTCACCCTGGTCGTGAACGCGCTGATGCTGTTGCTGACCTCCTGGTTCGCCGACAAGCTCGACCTGAGCTTCCATGTCGAGGGTTTCTGGACCGCGGTGCTCGGCGGGCTCATCATCTCGATCGTGTCGTGGGCGCTGAACGTCGCGCTCCCCGACGACAAGGACTGA
- a CDS encoding cystathionine gamma-lyase: MNLVEPAGSGLGDGTRAVRAGLPDPVKYEPTMPGPVFAAHFHLPGEPTGPYTYGRDTNPTWTHLERAISELEAPGRSVETVAFASGMAAISAVLFSQLRTGDAVVLPDDGYQALPLLREQLTAYGIEVRTAPTADDAQLGVLAGARLLWIETPSNPGLDVCDIRRLVRAAHDRGTLVAVDNTLATPLGQRPLELGADFSVASDTKGMTGHGDILLGHVTCEDPELAAGVRRWRKIAGAIPGPMEAWLAHRSLSTLQLRVDRQCATALLLARALAGRADVSGLRYPGLPDDPSHAVASAQMRRYGCVVSFVLPDRDHAERFLDALRLVDDATSFGGLRSTAERRGRWGGDAVPEGFVRFSVGAEDPDDLVADVLRALAEAAG; encoded by the coding sequence ATGAACCTTGTGGAGCCGGCGGGGAGCGGCCTCGGGGACGGCACACGCGCCGTCCGGGCAGGGCTGCCCGACCCGGTGAAATACGAACCGACCATGCCGGGCCCGGTGTTCGCCGCCCACTTTCATCTGCCGGGTGAGCCGACGGGTCCCTACACCTACGGCCGCGACACCAATCCGACCTGGACCCATCTCGAACGTGCCATCAGCGAGCTGGAGGCGCCCGGCCGGAGCGTCGAGACCGTCGCCTTCGCCTCCGGGATGGCCGCGATCTCGGCGGTGCTCTTCTCCCAGCTGCGCACCGGCGACGCGGTCGTCCTGCCCGACGACGGCTATCAGGCGCTGCCGCTGCTGCGGGAGCAGCTCACGGCGTACGGCATCGAGGTACGGACCGCGCCCACCGCGGACGACGCGCAGCTCGGTGTGCTGGCCGGTGCCCGGCTGCTGTGGATCGAGACCCCGTCCAACCCCGGGCTCGATGTCTGCGACATCCGCCGGCTGGTGCGGGCCGCGCACGACCGGGGCACTCTCGTCGCCGTCGACAACACGCTCGCCACACCGCTCGGCCAGCGGCCCCTGGAGCTCGGCGCGGACTTCTCCGTGGCCAGCGACACCAAGGGCATGACGGGCCACGGCGACATCCTCCTGGGCCATGTGACCTGCGAGGATCCCGAGCTGGCGGCGGGTGTGCGGCGCTGGCGCAAGATCGCCGGGGCCATCCCCGGACCGATGGAGGCCTGGCTCGCCCACCGCTCGCTGTCCACGCTCCAGCTCCGCGTCGACCGCCAGTGCGCGACCGCGCTGCTGCTGGCGCGGGCGCTGGCCGGGCGCGCCGATGTGAGCGGACTGCGGTATCCGGGGCTGCCCGACGACCCCTCGCACGCAGTCGCCTCGGCGCAGATGCGGCGGTACGGGTGCGTGGTGTCGTTCGTCCTGCCCGACCGCGATCACGCCGAGCGTTTCCTGGACGCACTGCGGCTGGTGGACGACGCGACGAGCTTCGGCGGTCTGCGCTCGACCGCGGAACGGCGGGGGCGGTGGGGCGGCGACGCGGTACCGGAGGGCTTCGTCCGGTTCTCCGTCGGAGCCGAGGACCCCGACGATCTCGTCGCCGACGTCCTGCGCGCACTGGCGGAAGCCGCCGGCTGA
- a CDS encoding LysR family transcriptional regulator, with protein MDLALLRTFVTVHRAGSFTRAAALLGLSQPAVTGQIRTLERQLGRPLFLRQARGVTPTTMGDELAHRAAPHLDALVEITETGLDEESGVRTLHLAGPPEFTSVRALPALTALISQGLALRASFFADAEELLDGLAAGHHDLAIVTARPRGGLLTSTPLCDEEHVLVASPRWAARLGHDVLREGHVVLEQLPVVEVHESLPLVSRYWASVFDSRPAAAGAVIAPDLRAVLESAAAGAGLAVLPRYLCEAALERGEIVALYDPPVPPLRTYFLVVRTGTLALPHIARAHEWLLRASVDW; from the coding sequence ATGGACCTGGCCCTGCTGCGTACCTTCGTCACCGTGCACCGAGCCGGATCGTTCACCCGCGCCGCCGCCCTGCTCGGGCTCTCCCAGCCCGCGGTCACCGGCCAGATACGCACCCTGGAACGCCAGTTGGGCCGCCCGCTGTTCCTGCGCCAGGCCCGTGGCGTCACCCCCACCACCATGGGCGACGAACTCGCCCACCGTGCCGCTCCCCATCTCGACGCCCTGGTCGAGATCACCGAGACCGGTCTCGACGAGGAGTCCGGCGTACGGACGCTGCATCTCGCCGGGCCGCCCGAGTTCACCTCCGTACGCGCCCTGCCCGCGCTCACAGCGCTGATCAGCCAGGGGCTCGCCCTCCGCGCCTCCTTCTTCGCCGACGCCGAGGAACTCCTGGACGGCCTCGCCGCAGGACACCACGACCTCGCCATCGTCACCGCCCGGCCACGCGGCGGACTGCTCACCTCGACCCCGCTCTGCGACGAGGAGCACGTCCTGGTCGCCTCGCCGCGCTGGGCGGCGCGGCTGGGCCACGACGTGCTGCGCGAGGGCCATGTCGTACTGGAGCAGCTTCCGGTGGTGGAGGTACACGAGTCCCTGCCGCTCGTCTCGCGCTACTGGGCGTCGGTCTTCGACTCACGGCCGGCCGCCGCGGGCGCCGTCATCGCACCCGACCTGCGCGCCGTCCTGGAGAGCGCGGCGGCCGGCGCCGGGCTGGCCGTGCTGCCCCGCTATCTGTGCGAAGCCGCACTGGAACGCGGTGAGATCGTCGCTCTCTACGATCCGCCGGTGCCCCCGCTGCGGACGTACTTTCTCGTCGTACGGACCGGCACACTGGCCCTTCCGCACATCGCGCGGGCGCACGAATGGCTGCTGCGTGCTTCGGTCGACTGGTGA
- a CDS encoding NUDIX hydrolase, with protein MTERPVVKRTARAILLDGDHLVLIKRTKPGVDPYWLTPGGGVEPDDATVVAALHREVDEELGAKITDVVPCFVDTVEHIADGGITGVKVQHFFVCRLESLDPSLRHGPEIDEPCGEYEIVRVPFSRVGIAAVHLVPLSLRHYLDGNIEGVRAMHAPDLG; from the coding sequence ATGACCGAACGGCCCGTGGTCAAGCGCACCGCACGCGCCATCCTGCTCGACGGCGACCATCTCGTCCTGATCAAGCGCACCAAGCCGGGTGTGGATCCGTACTGGCTGACTCCCGGCGGCGGGGTGGAGCCCGACGACGCCACCGTTGTCGCCGCGCTCCACCGCGAGGTCGACGAGGAACTGGGCGCCAAGATCACCGATGTCGTGCCCTGCTTCGTCGACACCGTCGAGCACATCGCGGACGGCGGCATCACCGGTGTGAAGGTGCAGCACTTCTTCGTCTGCCGGCTCGAATCGCTGGACCCGTCACTGCGGCACGGGCCGGAGATCGACGAGCCGTGCGGGGAGTACGAGATCGTACGGGTGCCGTTCAGCCGGGTCGGGATCGCCGCCGTCCATCTCGTCCCGCTCTCGCTGCGGCACTATCTGGACGGCAACATCGAGGGCGTACGGGCGATGCACGCGCCCGACCTGGGCTGA
- a CDS encoding HAD family phosphatase, which translates to MESPGKNIHDRPRTLHLFDLDGTLIRGSAAAVEISRQLGVSAEIAELEREFLTAGLAPDEFAVRARELWAELTAAQVETAFEGAPWLAGIREVWADIRARGDYCAVITLSPDFFVERLLPWGAHATHGSRWPALPFTGPVDRSGILDTAAKVRIANELCKRFGVRLEDCVAFGDSMSDAAIFASVPRAVAVNADHHLTGLATHTYRGGDLREAFELLSTRPHSRG; encoded by the coding sequence ATGGAGAGCCCCGGGAAGAACATCCACGACCGCCCGCGTACCCTGCATCTGTTCGATCTCGACGGCACGCTGATCCGGGGATCGGCCGCCGCCGTCGAGATCTCCCGGCAGCTCGGTGTGAGTGCCGAGATCGCGGAGCTGGAGCGTGAGTTCCTGACCGCGGGGCTGGCCCCGGACGAGTTCGCCGTCCGGGCCAGGGAGCTGTGGGCGGAGCTGACCGCCGCGCAGGTCGAGACGGCCTTCGAGGGGGCGCCGTGGCTGGCCGGCATCCGCGAGGTCTGGGCGGACATCCGTGCACGCGGCGACTACTGCGCCGTGATCACGCTGTCGCCGGACTTCTTCGTCGAACGCCTGCTGCCGTGGGGCGCGCACGCCACCCATGGCTCACGCTGGCCGGCCCTGCCGTTCACCGGGCCGGTGGACCGGTCGGGGATCCTCGACACGGCGGCCAAGGTCCGGATCGCGAACGAGCTGTGTAAGCGGTTCGGTGTCCGCCTCGAAGACTGTGTCGCCTTCGGGGACTCCATGTCCGACGCGGCGATCTTCGCGTCCGTCCCCCGCGCGGTGGCGGTGAACGCGGACCACCATCTGACCGGGCTCGCCACGCACACCTACCGGGGCGGCGATCTGCGCGAGGCGTTCGAACTGCTGAGCACCCGCCCGCACTCGCGCGGCTGA
- a CDS encoding DUF2269 domain-containing protein encodes MKPVKRPVRRALLVVHVAVSVSWLGLTLGLLTLGITAYTTGDSSLTEASYRAMKVFADWLLAPVVVITLVSGLVLSLGTPWGLARYHWVRVKFWITLVTGAATVFALRPGIGEAAESGGVPDISLVAAPSVATGAYLFMTVVSVLKPWGPTRRGRRVRAASAGKRAGREVAEKRLGPAA; translated from the coding sequence GTGAAACCAGTCAAGCGGCCCGTCCGCCGGGCACTCCTCGTCGTCCATGTCGCCGTCTCCGTGAGCTGGCTGGGCCTCACCCTCGGCCTGCTCACGCTCGGCATCACCGCGTACACCACCGGGGACTCCTCCCTCACCGAGGCGTCCTACCGTGCGATGAAGGTGTTCGCCGACTGGCTGCTCGCGCCCGTCGTCGTGATCACGCTGGTCAGCGGGCTGGTGCTCTCCCTGGGAACGCCCTGGGGGCTGGCCCGGTACCACTGGGTCCGGGTCAAGTTCTGGATCACGCTGGTCACCGGCGCGGCCACGGTCTTCGCACTGCGGCCGGGGATCGGAGAGGCCGCGGAGAGCGGCGGTGTGCCCGACATCAGTCTGGTCGCCGCGCCGTCGGTGGCGACCGGTGCGTATCTCTTCATGACCGTCGTCTCGGTGCTGAAGCCGTGGGGGCCGACACGCCGGGGGCGGCGGGTCCGGGCCGCCTCGGCCGGGAAGCGTGCCGGTCGCGAGGTGGCGGAGAAGCGCCTCGGCCCGGCCGCGTGA
- a CDS encoding MarR family transcriptional regulator: MTATDPALTALAQGWVALSLLHSRIETHIERALQSGHDLSVREYSLLDVLSRQHDGEGGHLQMKQVADAVVLSQSATTRLVTRLEDRGLLTRYLCPTDRRGIYTDVSEAGLRLLAGARPTNDTALREALDAAATNPELAPLVRAVEELRVPARSTPVTSA; the protein is encoded by the coding sequence ATGACCGCCACGGATCCCGCACTCACCGCCCTCGCCCAGGGCTGGGTGGCCCTCTCCCTGCTGCACAGCAGGATCGAGACGCATATCGAGCGGGCCCTGCAGAGCGGGCACGATCTGAGTGTCCGTGAGTACTCGCTGCTCGACGTCCTCAGCCGCCAGCACGACGGCGAGGGCGGACACCTTCAGATGAAGCAGGTCGCCGACGCGGTGGTCCTCAGCCAGAGCGCGACCACCCGACTGGTCACCCGTCTTGAGGATCGCGGCCTGCTCACGCGCTATCTCTGCCCGACGGACCGGCGCGGGATCTACACCGACGTGAGCGAGGCGGGCCTGCGCCTCCTCGCCGGGGCCCGGCCGACGAACGACACCGCGCTGCGGGAGGCCCTGGACGCGGCGGCGACGAATCCGGAGCTCGCGCCGCTGGTCAGGGCCGTGGAGGAGCTGCGTGTACCCGCGCGGTCGACCCCGGTGACATCGGCGTAA
- a CDS encoding GNAT family N-acetyltransferase: MSDLRIRPADAGDLPEIVAMLADDPLGAARESPDDLTPYLRAFERLADDPNQYQVVAERDGRVVGTLQLTIIAGISRRGATRSVIEGVRVHVDERASGLGTRLIRWAIDESGRQGCQLVQLTSDATRKDAQRFYERLGFTASHVGFKMSLESGS, encoded by the coding sequence ATGAGCGATCTGCGCATACGGCCGGCCGACGCCGGTGACCTCCCCGAGATCGTGGCGATGCTCGCCGACGATCCACTGGGAGCGGCACGCGAGTCGCCGGACGACCTCACCCCTTACCTCAGGGCCTTCGAGCGGCTCGCCGACGACCCGAATCAGTACCAGGTCGTCGCCGAACGCGACGGGCGCGTCGTCGGCACGCTCCAACTGACGATCATCGCGGGCATCTCACGCCGGGGCGCCACGCGTTCGGTCATCGAGGGCGTCCGCGTACACGTCGACGAGCGCGCCTCCGGCCTCGGCACCCGGCTGATCCGGTGGGCCATCGATGAATCCGGGCGCCAGGGCTGCCAGTTGGTCCAGCTGACGTCCGACGCGACGCGAAAGGACGCCCAGCGCTTCTACGAGCGGCTCGGATTCACCGCGTCCCACGTCGGATTCAAGATGAGCCTGGAGAGCGGGAGCTGA
- a CDS encoding serine hydrolase domain-containing protein, whose protein sequence is MTSPLEELLPSTRRALLHRVATAQSEGRAPSLVGAVARDGHTVWSGGRSCVDGHEPDADTQYRIGSITKCFTAVLVLRLRDEGLLDLADPLEKHLPGTGVGEVTIAQLLGHGAGLAAEAPAPWWERTPGTTRPELADVLGENPVLHPAGRLHHYSNPGYTLLGSLIEALRGAPWEAVLRREILEPLSMRRTTTQPVAPAAGGWAVHPWADAILPEPAEDLGLMAPAGQLWSTADDLCRFGAFLAGGDDRVLSAASVQEARTPATPPESGQWGGGYGLGVQLVHGGGRTYAGHTGSLPGFVAALWVSVEDGLVGVALANATSGPLTGVVAAELINIVAEAEPRIPEPWRPLPEVDQSLLELTGPWYWGATPYVLRLTADRGLDFAPLRDAGRRSRFVARADGTWKGLDGYYTGETLKAVRRPDGRVSHLDLGSFVYTREPYAPGDAVPGGVDEQGWRGL, encoded by the coding sequence ATGACCTCACCCCTCGAAGAACTCCTCCCCAGTACGCGACGGGCCCTGCTGCACCGCGTCGCCACCGCGCAGTCCGAAGGGCGCGCCCCCTCGCTCGTCGGCGCGGTCGCGCGCGACGGGCACACGGTCTGGTCCGGCGGGCGCAGCTGTGTGGACGGTCATGAGCCGGACGCGGACACCCAGTACCGGATCGGCTCGATCACCAAGTGCTTCACCGCCGTTCTGGTGCTGCGGCTGCGCGACGAGGGCCTGCTCGATCTGGCCGACCCGCTGGAGAAGCACCTGCCCGGTACCGGGGTCGGTGAGGTCACCATCGCCCAGCTCCTCGGCCACGGGGCAGGTCTGGCGGCCGAGGCACCGGCCCCCTGGTGGGAGCGCACGCCCGGCACGACGCGCCCCGAACTGGCCGACGTGCTCGGCGAGAACCCCGTGCTGCACCCCGCGGGCCGGCTGCACCACTACTCCAACCCCGGCTACACCCTGCTCGGTTCGCTGATCGAGGCGCTGCGCGGCGCGCCCTGGGAGGCGGTGCTGCGGCGGGAGATCCTGGAGCCGCTGTCGATGCGCCGTACGACCACACAGCCCGTCGCCCCGGCGGCCGGCGGCTGGGCCGTGCATCCCTGGGCGGACGCGATCCTGCCCGAACCGGCCGAGGATCTCGGCCTGATGGCCCCGGCGGGCCAGCTCTGGTCGACGGCGGACGATCTGTGCCGTTTCGGGGCGTTCCTCGCCGGGGGCGACGACCGGGTCCTGAGCGCCGCTTCCGTACAGGAGGCCCGGACTCCCGCCACGCCCCCCGAGAGCGGTCAGTGGGGCGGCGGTTACGGGCTCGGCGTGCAGCTCGTCCACGGGGGTGGCCGCACATACGCCGGGCATACGGGCTCGCTGCCCGGCTTTGTCGCCGCGCTCTGGGTGAGTGTCGAGGACGGACTGGTCGGCGTCGCGCTCGCCAACGCCACCTCCGGCCCGCTCACCGGTGTCGTGGCCGCCGAACTCATCAACATCGTCGCGGAGGCGGAGCCCCGTATCCCCGAGCCGTGGCGGCCGCTGCCCGAGGTCGACCAGTCACTGCTGGAGCTGACGGGTCCCTGGTACTGGGGGGCGACTCCGTATGTCCTGCGCCTGACGGCGGATCGCGGACTGGACTTCGCGCCGCTGCGCGACGCGGGCCGGCGTTCCCGGTTCGTGGCCCGAGCGGACGGTACGTGGAAGGGGCTCGACGGTTACTACACGGGGGAGACGCTGAAGGCCGTCCGCCGCCCGGACGGCCGGGTGAGCCATCTCGACCTGGGCTCCTTCGTCTACACCCGCGAGCCGTACGCGCCGGGGGACGCGGTCCCGGGCGGGGTGGACGAGCAGGGCTGGCGCGGTCTGTGA
- a CDS encoding alpha/beta hydrolase, with protein MRSPAVDTLVALSDSVELDWSQCPPPLLPAPRSYSWTARAAAPSCGPRSSGSWRWIGHRGLAVDLPGHGLDAQYPVAYQAPQDLDAWAAEPSTLAGVTLRDNVDLVADAVRRVAGHGPVVLVGASLGGLTTTAVGNEIPGLIDRLVYISAWSCVRHGNPMEYMAEPEFADSLLPGLGGFNVGDPEVIGVGRANYRTADPQLLAALKEATMAEATDAEFMAFINILQPDKSLMVIGGEGRGHADMWGTVARSYIRLANDRSIPLAMQDRLIAEADELTPQNPYDVHTLDSSHTGFLLQAPKVAGILDGLAL; from the coding sequence ATGAGAAGTCCGGCCGTCGATACGCTCGTCGCACTCTCCGACTCCGTCGAACTGGACTGGTCCCAGTGCCCTCCGCCGCTGCTGCCCGCCCCACGTTCGTACTCGTGGACGGCTCGTGCGGCGGCTCCTTCATGTGGGCCCCGATCCAGCGGGAGCTGGCGCTGGATCGGGCACCGCGGTCTCGCCGTCGATCTGCCGGGGCACGGGCTCGACGCGCAGTATCCGGTCGCCTACCAGGCACCGCAGGATCTCGACGCGTGGGCGGCCGAGCCGTCGACCCTGGCCGGTGTCACCCTGCGGGACAACGTCGACCTGGTGGCCGATGCCGTCCGCCGGGTGGCCGGGCACGGGCCGGTGGTGCTCGTCGGCGCAAGCCTCGGCGGACTGACGACCACCGCCGTCGGCAATGAGATTCCCGGTCTGATCGACCGGCTCGTGTACATCTCCGCGTGGTCGTGCGTGCGGCACGGCAACCCGATGGAGTACATGGCGGAGCCGGAGTTCGCCGACAGCCTGCTCCCCGGTCTCGGCGGTTTCAACGTGGGGGACCCGGAGGTGATCGGAGTCGGCCGGGCCAACTACCGCACCGCCGATCCGCAGCTGCTCGCCGCCCTCAAGGAGGCGACGATGGCGGAGGCCACCGACGCGGAGTTCATGGCCTTCATCAACATCCTCCAGCCCGACAAGTCGCTGATGGTGATCGGTGGCGAGGGGCGTGGGCACGCCGATATGTGGGGCACGGTCGCCCGCTCCTACATTCGCCTCGCCAACGACCGGTCGATCCCGCTCGCCATGCAGGACCGGCTGATCGCCGAGGCGGACGAGCTGACGCCGCAGAACCCCTACGACGTGCACACCCTGGACAGCAGCCACACGGGGTTCCTGCTCCAGGCCCCGAAGGTGGCCGGGATCCTCGACGGCCTGGCGCTCTGA
- a CDS encoding YciI family protein, translating to MAKYLLLKHYRGTPTAVNHVPMNQWEPEEVVAHVQYMRDFAARLEGTGEFVDGQALSEKGTFVRYDGEGRPPVTDGPFAETKDLIAGWMVIDVETYERALELAAELSAAPGAGGKPIHEWLELRPFLAASPTVTE from the coding sequence ATGGCCAAGTACCTGCTGCTCAAGCACTACCGGGGCACTCCGACCGCGGTCAACCACGTGCCGATGAACCAGTGGGAGCCGGAGGAGGTCGTGGCTCACGTGCAGTACATGCGTGACTTCGCCGCTCGGCTCGAAGGCACCGGCGAGTTCGTCGACGGCCAGGCGCTCTCCGAGAAGGGCACGTTCGTCCGCTACGACGGCGAGGGACGGCCACCGGTCACCGACGGCCCGTTCGCGGAGACCAAGGACCTGATCGCGGGCTGGATGGTGATCGACGTCGAGACCTACGAGCGGGCGCTCGAACTGGCGGCGGAGCTGTCCGCGGCTCCGGGCGCGGGCGGGAAGCCGATCCACGAGTGGCTTGAGCTGCGCCCGTTCCTCGCCGCGTCCCCGACCGTCACGGAGTGA
- a CDS encoding DUF6596 domain-containing protein: protein MDEALLRTLTPAVIGVLVRRGADFASAEDAVQDALVEALRVWPDDPPRDPRGWLVTAAWRKFLDTARAETSRRLREVRVESEPVPGAGEAVDDTLHLYFRCAHPSLTPASAVALTLRAVGGLTTRQIARAYLVPEATMAQRISRAKRTVSGVRFDRPGDVATVLRVLYLVFNEGYSGDVDLAGEAIRLTRQLAARTHHEEVAGLLALMLLHHARRRARTGPDGRLVPLAEQDRGLWDTRLIAEGVDVLQAALARDRLGEFQAQAAVAALHADARSAEETDWVQIVEWYDELVRLTDNPVARLNRAVAVGEADGARAGLAALAALDPALPRHTAVAAYLHERDGDPATAARLYAEAARSATSLPERDHLTRQAARLNARLRGC, encoded by the coding sequence ATGGACGAGGCGCTGCTGCGCACCCTCACCCCCGCGGTGATCGGCGTCCTCGTCCGTCGCGGAGCGGACTTCGCGTCGGCCGAGGACGCCGTGCAGGACGCCCTGGTCGAGGCTCTGCGCGTATGGCCGGACGACCCGCCGCGCGATCCCAGGGGCTGGCTGGTCACCGCGGCCTGGCGCAAGTTCCTCGACACCGCCCGCGCCGAGACCTCACGACGGCTCCGCGAGGTGCGCGTCGAGAGCGAGCCAGTGCCCGGCGCGGGCGAGGCGGTGGACGACACGCTCCATCTGTACTTCCGGTGCGCGCACCCGTCCCTGACACCGGCCTCGGCCGTCGCGCTCACGCTGCGCGCGGTCGGCGGCCTGACCACACGCCAGATCGCGCGCGCCTACCTGGTGCCGGAGGCGACCATGGCCCAGCGCATCAGCAGGGCCAAGCGGACCGTCTCCGGTGTCCGGTTCGACCGGCCCGGTGACGTCGCCACGGTGCTGCGCGTGCTCTACCTGGTCTTCAACGAGGGCTACTCCGGCGATGTCGACCTCGCCGGCGAGGCGATCCGGCTCACTCGCCAACTCGCGGCCAGGACCCACCACGAGGAGGTCGCGGGACTGCTCGCGCTCATGCTGCTCCACCACGCACGCCGCCGGGCACGGACCGGCCCCGACGGCAGGCTCGTGCCTCTCGCGGAGCAGGACCGCGGCCTGTGGGACACGCGTCTGATCGCCGAGGGCGTCGACGTGCTCCAGGCAGCCCTCGCCCGCGACCGGCTGGGCGAGTTCCAGGCCCAGGCCGCCGTCGCCGCGCTCCACGCCGATGCCCGGTCGGCCGAGGAGACCGACTGGGTGCAGATCGTGGAGTGGTACGACGAACTGGTGCGGCTCACCGACAACCCGGTGGCCCGCCTCAACCGGGCCGTCGCGGTCGGCGAGGCCGACGGCGCGCGGGCCGGCCTGGCGGCCCTGGCGGCGCTCGACCCCGCCCTGCCCCGCCACACCGCCGTCGCGGCGTATCTGCACGAGCGCGACGGCGACCCGGCGACCGCGGCCCGGCTCTACGCCGAAGCCGCCCGATCGGCGACCAGCCTGCCGGAACGCGACCACCTCACACGCCAGGCCGCACGGCTCAACGCGAGGCTGAGGGGCTGCTGA